A single genomic interval of Burkholderia cepacia ATCC 25416 harbors:
- a CDS encoding Nif3-like dinuclear metal center hexameric protein translates to MDRIELELYLNNTLETARFKDYCPNGLQVEGRRKIEKIATGVTASVAFLEAALEWGADAVLVHHGYFWRNEPPQITGRKYQRLKLLLANDLNLFAFHLPLDAHPEFGNNAQLGERLGLIGEQRFGEGDLGWMATLPMPVSLEHFVAKVERTLGRTPLVLGDPDMQLRRIAWCTGAAQSYFDAAIDAGADVFLTGEVSEYVTHTAAESGVAFVAAGHHATERYGIQALGAHLSEEFGIEHLFIDIHNPV, encoded by the coding sequence ATGGATCGGATCGAACTTGAATTGTACTTGAACAATACCCTTGAAACCGCGCGCTTCAAGGACTATTGCCCGAACGGCCTGCAGGTCGAGGGGCGTCGCAAGATCGAGAAGATCGCCACCGGCGTGACGGCGTCGGTCGCGTTTCTTGAAGCCGCGCTCGAATGGGGGGCGGATGCCGTGCTCGTCCATCACGGCTATTTCTGGCGCAACGAGCCGCCGCAGATCACGGGCCGCAAGTATCAGCGCCTGAAGCTGCTGCTCGCGAACGACCTGAACCTGTTCGCGTTCCACCTGCCGCTCGACGCGCATCCCGAATTCGGCAACAACGCGCAGCTCGGCGAGCGGCTCGGGCTGATCGGCGAGCAGCGTTTCGGCGAAGGCGACCTCGGCTGGATGGCCACGCTGCCGATGCCCGTCTCGCTCGAGCACTTCGTCGCGAAGGTCGAGCGCACGCTCGGCCGCACGCCGCTCGTGCTCGGCGATCCGGACATGCAGCTGCGGCGCATCGCGTGGTGCACGGGCGCCGCGCAGAGCTATTTCGACGCGGCGATCGATGCCGGCGCGGACGTGTTCCTGACCGGCGAGGTGTCCGAATACGTGACGCACACGGCCGCGGAGAGCGGCGTCGCGTTCGTTGCGGCAGGGCACCATGCGACCGAACGCTATGGAATTCAGGCACTCGGCGCTCACTTGTCCGAAGAATTCGGTATCGAACACCTTTTTATCGATATCCATAACCCGGTCTGA
- the petA gene encoding ubiquinol-cytochrome c reductase iron-sulfur subunit — protein MRDKEEKRVDSGRRTWLIATSVAGGVGGVATVIPFAASLAPSAKAKAAGAPVEVDISGLKPGEMVTVPWRGKPVWILNRTDAMLADVVKADKEVADPTTEKPYTMPLPAYCANEYRSRADRKNILVVMAVCTHLGCTPSQRFTPGPQPNLPDDWPGGFLCPCHGSTYDLAGRVFKNKPAPQNLDIPPYMFTSATTLVIGKDEKGEA, from the coding sequence ATGCGAGACAAGGAAGAGAAACGCGTCGACAGCGGCCGCCGTACCTGGCTGATTGCGACATCCGTAGCAGGTGGCGTAGGAGGCGTCGCCACCGTCATACCTTTCGCGGCGTCGCTTGCGCCGTCCGCGAAAGCGAAAGCGGCCGGAGCACCGGTCGAAGTCGACATCAGCGGGCTGAAGCCCGGTGAAATGGTGACCGTGCCGTGGCGCGGCAAGCCGGTGTGGATCCTGAACCGCACCGACGCGATGCTTGCCGACGTGGTCAAGGCCGACAAGGAAGTGGCCGATCCGACCACCGAAAAGCCCTATACGATGCCGTTGCCCGCGTATTGCGCGAACGAATATCGCTCGCGGGCCGATCGCAAGAACATTCTCGTCGTGATGGCCGTGTGTACGCACCTCGGCTGCACGCCAAGCCAGCGCTTCACGCCGGGTCCGCAGCCGAACCTGCCGGACGACTGGCCGGGCGGTTTCCTCTGCCCGTGCCACGGTTCGACCTACGACCTCGCCGGCCGTGTGTTCAAGAACAAGCCGGCGCCTCAGAATCTCGACATCCCGCCCTACATGTTCACGTCGGCGACGACCCTCGTGATCGGCAAGGACGAGAAAGGAGAAGCGTGA
- a CDS encoding cytochrome b: MMADNKEVSTTGLTGWIDQRFPLTSTWKKHVSEYYAPKNFNFWYFFGSLALLVLVNQIVTGIFLTMNYKPDSTLAFASVEYIMREVPWGWLIRYMHSTGASMFFVVVYLHMFRGLLYGSYRKPRELVWIFGCAIFLCLMAEAFFGYLLPWGQMSFWGAQVIVNLFSAIPFVGPDLSLWIRGDYVVSDVTLNRFFAFHVIAIPLVLVGLVIAHLVALHEVGSNNPDGIEIKAKKDENGVPLDGIPFHPYYSVHDFLGVCVFLMVFALIVFFSPEMGGYFLEANNFVPANPLQTPPEIAPVWYFTAFYAMLRATTDPFKIVLMIVIALLGVLALIRASGKWKAGLPVLAAAIVVFMYLTESKFWGVVVMGSAVITLFFLPWLDRSPVKSIRYRPLFHKVFLGIFVAAFLTLAFLGTRPPSPAATLIAQCCALIYFAFFLGMPVWTPLGTFKQPPERVRFKPH, encoded by the coding sequence GTGATGGCCGACAACAAGGAAGTCTCCACGACAGGTCTCACCGGCTGGATCGATCAGCGCTTCCCGCTCACGTCCACCTGGAAAAAGCACGTTTCCGAGTACTACGCGCCGAAGAACTTCAACTTCTGGTACTTCTTCGGCTCCCTCGCGCTGCTGGTGCTCGTCAACCAGATCGTCACCGGCATCTTCCTGACGATGAACTACAAGCCCGACTCGACGCTCGCGTTTGCGTCGGTCGAGTACATCATGCGCGAGGTGCCGTGGGGCTGGCTGATCCGCTACATGCACTCCACGGGCGCGTCGATGTTCTTCGTGGTCGTCTACCTGCACATGTTTCGCGGGCTGCTTTACGGGTCGTACCGCAAGCCGCGCGAGCTCGTGTGGATCTTCGGCTGTGCGATCTTCCTGTGCCTGATGGCCGAGGCGTTCTTCGGTTACCTGCTGCCGTGGGGCCAGATGTCGTTCTGGGGCGCGCAGGTGATCGTGAACCTGTTCTCGGCGATCCCGTTCGTCGGCCCGGACCTGTCGCTGTGGATTCGCGGCGACTACGTCGTGTCGGACGTCACGCTGAACCGCTTCTTCGCGTTCCACGTGATCGCGATTCCGCTCGTGCTGGTTGGCCTCGTGATCGCGCACCTCGTCGCGCTGCACGAAGTGGGGTCGAACAACCCGGACGGTATCGAGATCAAGGCGAAGAAGGACGAGAACGGCGTTCCGCTCGACGGCATCCCGTTCCACCCGTACTACTCGGTGCATGATTTCCTCGGCGTGTGCGTGTTCCTGATGGTCTTCGCACTGATCGTGTTTTTCTCGCCGGAGATGGGCGGCTACTTCCTCGAGGCGAACAACTTCGTCCCGGCGAACCCGTTGCAGACGCCGCCCGAGATCGCGCCGGTCTGGTACTTCACCGCGTTCTACGCGATGCTGCGCGCGACCACCGACCCGTTCAAGATCGTCCTGATGATCGTCATCGCGCTGCTCGGCGTGCTCGCGCTGATCCGCGCGAGCGGCAAGTGGAAGGCCGGGTTGCCGGTGCTGGCCGCGGCGATCGTCGTCTTCATGTACCTGACGGAGTCGAAGTTCTGGGGCGTCGTCGTGATGGGTTCGGCGGTGATCACGCTGTTCTTCCTGCCGTGGCTCGACCGCAGCCCGGTGAAGTCGATCCGCTACCGGCCGCTGTTCCACAAGGTGTTCCTCGGGATCTTCGTCGCGGCGTTCCTGACCCTCGCGTTCCTCGGCACGCGGCCACCGTCGCCGGCGGCCACGCTGATCGCGCAGTGTTGCGCGCTGATCTACTTCGCGTTCTTCCTCGGCATGCCCGTCTGGACGCCGCTTGGCACGTTCAAGCAGCCGCCGGAGCGGGTGCGCTTCAAGCCCCATTAA